A region of Lycium barbarum isolate Lr01 chromosome 1, ASM1917538v2, whole genome shotgun sequence DNA encodes the following proteins:
- the LOC132608947 gene encoding uncharacterized protein LOC132608947, with translation MLQADLHTDGGISQGNQSGGAVKFSTKENQGGGATSAQRSHPVVEGVGLPINDPVSVVDVDKETRVKSDAQTDGVPITPIHLKFDESQQTGDMENANAEFTTSEEMIADLLVTCPLACVIPLGPPPVPRDDQADLSSLRTPQNPDDNPVTISQWMIPDSQIPIQLGVQPTTGQSSTNEIEQQVGVQPIVGHSSSDETGQQVPGLPEKGNQANTTCPLTVSI, from the exons ATGTTGCAAGCTGACTTACATACTGATGGTGGGATTTCTCAAGGCAATCAAAGTGGCGGTGCAGTAAAGTTTTCAACCAAAGAGAATCAAGGTGGTGGTGCAACTTCCGCGCAGAGGAGTCATCCAGTG gttgagggagttgggttgccaattaatgatccggtttctgttgttgatgtggataaaGAAACGAGAGTTAAAAGTGATGCACAAACAGATGGAGTGCCCATAACACCAATCCATTTAAAATTTGAT GAATCTCAGCAAACCGGTGATATGGAGAATGCTAATGCTGAATTTACCACATCAGAGGAAATGATAGCGGACTTGCTAGTCACCTGTCCTTTAGCATGTGTTATTCCTCTCGGTCCCCCTCCAGTACCACGCGATGATCAAGCCGATTTGTCAAGTTTAAGGACCCCTCAGAATCCGGACGATAACCCGGTAACGATCTCTCAGTGGATGATTCCTGATTCTCAGATACCAATCCAACTTGGAGTACAACCAACAACTGGACAAAGTTCAACTAATGAAATTGAACAACAAGTTGGAGTACAACCGATCGTTGGCCACAGTTCAAGTGATGAAACTGGACAACAAGTTCCT GGGCTACCCGAGAAAGGAAACCAAGCAAATACAACCTGTCCCCTTACTGTCTCAATTTAG